From a single Miscanthus floridulus cultivar M001 chromosome 8, ASM1932011v1, whole genome shotgun sequence genomic region:
- the LOC136478063 gene encoding nucleobase-ascorbate transporter 6-like, protein MAGGGGGGGGPKHDDLTPHPVKDQLPGVSYCITSPPPWPEAVLLGFQHYLVMLGTTVIIPTALVPQMGGNNEDKAVVIQTLLFVAGINTLLQSFFGTRLPAVIGGSYTFVLPTISIILAGRYANEPNPHTKFLRIMRGTQGALIVASALQIIVGFSGLWRNVARYLSPLSAAPLVALVGFGLYELGFPSVAKCVEIGLPELILLVIFTMYLPHTVHMLKSIFDRFAVLFTIPIVWLYAYLLTVGGAYRNAPPKTQFHCRTDRSGLIGGAPWIRVPYPFQWGAPTFDAGEAFAMMAASFVALVESTGAFIAVSRYASATPIPPSVLSRGIGWQGIGILLDGLFGTGNGSSVSVENAGLLALTRVGSRRVVQISAGFMIFFSILGKFGAVFASIPAPIFAALYCIFFAYAGSAGFGFLQFCNLNSFRTKFILGFSVFVGLSVPQYFNEYTSVAGYGPVHTHSRWFNDIVNVIFSSKAFVAGFVAYLLDNTIQRHESSVRKDRGYHWWDKFRSYRTDTRSEEFYSLPFNLNKFFPSV, encoded by the exons ATGGCCgggggtggaggcggcggcggcgggccgaAGCATGACGACCTCACGCCGCACCCCGTCAAGGACCAGCTGCCGGGGGTCTCCTACTGCATCACCAGCCCTCCTCCGTGGC CTGAAGCCGTTCTTCTTGGGTTCCAACATTATCTGGTCATGCTGGGTACCACTGTGATCATACCAACTGCACTAGTTCCACAAATGGGAGGAAACAAT GAGGACAAGGCAGTGGTTATCCAGACATTGCTGTTCGTTGCAGGTATCAACACCCTCCTGCAGAGTTTCTTTGGTACCAGGTTGCCTGCAGTGATTGGGGGGTCATACACCTTTGTTCTGCCTACCATCTCAATCATCCTTGCTGGACGTTATGCTAATGAACCTAATCCACACACT AAATTTCTCCGCATCATGCGTGGGACACAAGGTGCATTGATTGTGGCTTCAGCCTTACAGATTATAGTTGGGTTCAGTGGCCTTTGGCGTAATGTTGCAAG GTATCTGAGTCCACTTTCAGCTGCTCCTTTGGTGGCACTAGTTGGATTTGGACTGTATGAGCTAGGATTTCCCTCG GTTGCCAAATGTGTTGAGATTGGTCTACCTGAACTAATCCTTCTGGTGATCTTTACGATG TACCTGCCGCATACTGTTCACATGCTGAAGTCTATCTTTGACCGATTTGCTGTACTGTTCACTATCCCCATAGTGTGGCTCTATGCATACCTTCTCACTGTTGGAGGAGCATACAGGAATGCACCACCAAAGACTCAATTTCATTGCCGCACTGACCGTTCTGGATTAATTGGTGGCGCACCCTG GATCAGAGTTCCATATCCCTTTCAGTGGGGTGCTCCAACTTTCGATGCGGGTGAAGCTTTTGCAATGATGGCAGCATCATTTGTTGCTCTCGTGGAG TCCACTGGGGCCTTCATTGCTGTCTCTAGGTATGCTAGTGCTACACCAATCCCACCCTCTGTTCTTAGCCGTGGTATTGGCTGGCAG GGCATCGGTATTCTTCTGGATGGGCTATTTGGGACTGGAAATGGGTCTTCTGTATCAGT TGAAAATGCTGGTTTGCTAGCTTTGACACGCGTTGGTAGCCGAAGGGTAGTGCAGATATCAGCTGGTTTCATGATATTCTTCTCTATTCTGG GGAAATTTGGAGCTGTGTTCGCCTCAATTCCTGCACCCATCTTTGCAGCTCTATATTGTATCTTCTTTgcttatgctg GTTCTGCTGGGTTTGGCTTTCTTCAGTTCTGTAACCTCAACAGCTTTAGGACCAAGTTCATCCTTGGGTTCTCAGTTTTCGTGGGCCTTTCAGTTCCTCAATACTTTAATGAGTACACATCTGTTGCTGGTTATGGCCCTGTTCACACACATTCAAGATGG TTCAACGACATAGTAAATGTGATATTCTCGTCCAAGGCGTTTGTTGCTGGCTTCGTTGCATATCTTCTGGACAACACTATTCAAAGACATGAAAGTTCTGTCAGGAAAGACCGAGGCTACCATTGGTGGGACAAGTTCCGGTCATACAGGACTGATACAAGAAGTGAGGAGTTCTATTCCCTGCCATTCAACCTGAACAAGTTCTTCCCTTCGGTCTGA